The genomic stretch TTCCCTCAGGGAACGACCGTCGCTGCTGTCGCCGAGGCCTTAAGCCGCAAGCTGGCCCAGCATGCGGTGGCCGGCAAGCTCGACGGCAAGATGGTCGGCTTGACAACGCCCATTGAAAAGGATGCCGAACTGGAGATCCTCACTTTTGACGATCCCGAAGGCCGCGAGGTCTATCGTCATTCTTCCTCTCACCTGCTGGCCCAGGCGGTTCAGCGTCGCTTCCCCGGAACGAAGCTCGGCATCGGCCCGGCCATCGAAAACGGGTTTTATTATGACTTTGACGCTGAACACAAGTTTACGCCGGAAGACCTGGAGGCCATTGAGAAGGAGATGGCCCATATCGTCAAGGCCGATTATCCCATCACGCGGCAGGAAGTGAGTCGGGAAGAGGCCATCCGCTTCTTCGAGGAGCGGGGGGAAATGTATAAGGTGGAACTGGTCAAAGACCTGCCGGAAGATGCTGTCATCAGCATGTACAGCCAAGGTGACTTTGTCGACCTCTGCGCTGGCCCACACCTGCCTTCCACCGGCCAGATCAAGGCCTTCAAGTTGATGAACCTGGCCGGCGCCTATTGGCGGGGCAGCGAGAAGAATAAGATGCTCCAGCGCATCTACGGCACATCTTTCCCGAAAAAGGCCGAACTGGACGAGCACCTGCGCCGGATCGAAGAGGCGAAGCGGCGCGATCACCGCCGGATCGGCCAGGAACTGGAACTGTATACGATCCTTGAAGAGGGACCCGGCTTTCCCTTCTTCTTTCCCAAAGGGATGATCATCCGCAACGAACTGGAGAACTTCTGGCGGGAAGAACATGCGCGCGCCGGCTACCGCGAGGTGCGCACGCCCATCATCCTGAACCGGTCTCTCTGGGAGCGCTCGGGCCACTGGGCCAACTACCGGGAAAACATGTACGTGACCCAGATCGACGAAGAGGATTACTGCGTCAAACCGATGAACTGCCCCGGCGGCATGCTCGTCTACAAGCAGGCCATCCACTCCTACCGCGACCTGCCCCTGCGCATGGGCGAACTGGGCCTGGTGCACCGCCACGAGATCTCCGGCGCTTTGCACGGGCTGATGCGGGTGCGTTGCTTCACCCAGGACGACGCCCACATCTTCATGACGCCCGGTCAGATCAAAGATGAGATCATCGGCGTCATCGAATTGATCGACCGAATGTACAAGACCTTCGGCTTTGCCTATCATGTGGAACTGTCGACCAAACCTGAAAAGGCCATGGGCAGCGACGAGATCTGGGAACTGGCCACCAACTCCCTCGAAGAGGCCCTGAAAGCCAAGGGGATGGACTACAAGATCAACCCCGGCGATGGCGCTTTTTACGGACCGAAGATCGACTTCCATCTCAAAGACTGCATCGGCCGGACTTGGCAGTGCGGCACCATTCAGCTTGATTTTCAGATGCCCGAGCGCTTCGATCTGACCTACGTCGGCGAGGATGGGCAGAAGCATCGGCCTGTCATGATCCACAGGGTTGTCTTCGGCTCTATCGAACGCTTTATCGGCATCCTTACGGAGCACTACGCCGGGGCCTTCCCGACCTGGTTGGCGCCGGTGCAGGCGCGGGTGCTTCCCATAACCGACCGCCATCACGAGTACGCCGCATCCGTGCGGTCAGCGCTGGCGAAGCAGGGCGTCCGTGTCGAGGTGGATGGCCGTAACGAGAAGATCGGCTACAAGATCCGTGAAGGCCAAGTGCAGAAGATCCCCTACCTGCTCGTCGTCGGCGACAAAGAGGCCGAAAATGGGGCCGTCGCCGTGCGCAAGCGCGGGGAAGGTGACAAGGGGGCCATGGCGCTCGACGCCTTTGCGGCAATGATCCTGGAGGAAATCGCGCAAAAGAGGAATCCGGAGCAATAGGGGAAGAGCAGTCAGGTATTACCAATAAAAAGAGGCGACCTTTGCGTCGCCTCTTTTTTTGAAGAGCTACTGCGATGCAGCCATTGAGACCCGTAACTTCCCTAAAAACTACTTGGTGACGCTGTGACCGCAGTTGGGGCAGGTCTTTTCTTTTTTCGGGATTTTGGAGAGGGCCTTCTGGACGGCTTCTACATGGTAGGTGGGCGTCGTCACGACAGGCGGCGGGGGGGCCGGCACCGGGGTAACCGTGACGGGAACAGGCGGAGCGGGCGTTTTGGTCACCGTAACCGGAGCTGCTGGTGTTCCCGGCTTGGTGACAGTGACTGGCGCAGCGGGAACCGCAGGGTGGGTCCTTCTTGCCGCCGCCGGGTCGGTCGGGAAGTTGATTTTCCCGATGATGTCAAAGGCCTTATCGGGGATTTTGATGCCCATGTTGACGATCATATCCCGGACGGCGTCGGCAACGATTTCTACCCTGTTTTCGGCATCTTTGGCTTTTGTCATTTTTTCCCTGATCTGCTTCATCGCTTCTTCCATTTTTTTGGGGTCCACCGCAATCTCTCCTTTGAAGTTATTGGAGTTCATCAAGCCGGTTGTAAACGCTGAAGCACTCCATTATCAGGGTATTCTTCAAGGAAAATATTGCCACTCGTTGCACGCTGTTCATACCTTGCTTGAGCGAAGGTAAGTGCCCGCGCTCATCTCGTCGGACGAATAGATGTAACGAGGCTTGCCGACAATGCCGACGCGGAGCAGTTCCTGGCGGTCGTACAGTGTTCCTTTGGGTACGAGATCGACGGTCACGGGGAAAGGGTACTCCCGGGCCAGCGCATCGATGAGATGGGTCGGCAAACTGTCAACAGGCGGTTCGGTCTCAACGACGAAGCGCAAGCCCGGCGGTTCGACGCCGACGACCCAGAAACGGCGGCAGGGGAGGCGGTCGACCAGCCCGTCAAGATCCCATAGATCGAGGACCCTATCCCCGATGGTCACTGTATGGCCTTTGCGGCCCCGGACCTCGAGGGTGGCGTCATGGCCGCAAGGACAATGGGCCGGGATCAGGCGGACACGATCCTCGGTGACATAGCGGACGACCGGTGTGGCTTTGTCGGTGATGGTGGTGACGACGAGGATGCCTGTTTCGCCGGGCGGTGCCTCACGAGTGAGGTCCTCTTGCCAGACTTCAAATATGAAGTAATCCTCCAGGGGATGAAGCGTCCCGCAGCGACAAGCGGCGCCGGCGGTGCCGATCTCGGTCATCCCATAGAGCGTGAAGACAGGGACGCCCCAGATGTCCTCCAATAAGCGCCGCT from Heliomicrobium modesticaldum Ice1 encodes the following:
- the thrS gene encoding threonine--tRNA ligase; translated protein: MVKVTLKDGAVREFPQGTTVAAVAEALSRKLAQHAVAGKLDGKMVGLTTPIEKDAELEILTFDDPEGREVYRHSSSHLLAQAVQRRFPGTKLGIGPAIENGFYYDFDAEHKFTPEDLEAIEKEMAHIVKADYPITRQEVSREEAIRFFEERGEMYKVELVKDLPEDAVISMYSQGDFVDLCAGPHLPSTGQIKAFKLMNLAGAYWRGSEKNKMLQRIYGTSFPKKAELDEHLRRIEEAKRRDHRRIGQELELYTILEEGPGFPFFFPKGMIIRNELENFWREEHARAGYREVRTPIILNRSLWERSGHWANYRENMYVTQIDEEDYCVKPMNCPGGMLVYKQAIHSYRDLPLRMGELGLVHRHEISGALHGLMRVRCFTQDDAHIFMTPGQIKDEIIGVIELIDRMYKTFGFAYHVELSTKPEKAMGSDEIWELATNSLEEALKAKGMDYKINPGDGAFYGPKIDFHLKDCIGRTWQCGTIQLDFQMPERFDLTYVGEDGQKHRPVMIHRVVFGSIERFIGILTEHYAGAFPTWLAPVQARVLPITDRHHEYAASVRSALAKQGVRVEVDGRNEKIGYKIREGQVQKIPYLLVVGDKEAENGAVAVRKRGEGDKGAMALDAFAAMILEEIAQKRNPEQ
- a CDS encoding phenylacetate--CoA ligase family protein, with the translated sequence MTSEERLKALNAAFNRYRQAPFFKDRLPEKPLASLEELKSIPFMTKADLIRHSPFGMLCVPQAEVLQYHESFGTTGTPASTWFHRGDLRDNADQVNACGIGFRPDDTVLIRFPYAISMIAHAVHRAAQERGAAVIAASSRSAVSPFPRVIELMGKLQVTVLAGLPLQALLLAETAELLGFRPDRDFPHLRALLLGGEPIPPGKRRLLEDIWGVPVFTLYGMTEIGTAGAACRCGTLHPLEDYFIFEVWQEDLTREAPPGETGILVVTTITDKATPVVRYVTEDRVRLIPAHCPCGHDATLEVRGRKGHTVTIGDRVLDLWDLDGLVDRLPCRRFWVVGVEPPGLRFVVETEPPVDSLPTHLIDALAREYPFPVTVDLVPKGTLYDRQELLRVGIVGKPRYIYSSDEMSAGTYLRSSKV